From the Falsibacillus albus genome, one window contains:
- a CDS encoding DUF4349 domain-containing protein produces the protein MKKILTVIILCASLASISACSSNQDSKSSNEDRAASSSTEIAQKNVQSMKGNSNPAADTQNQADAAQKFQQRKVIYTANLVIEVKDYRKMLGALEQRAKDFGGYIVQSAIHKQQSDQLRGEMTFRVPQEKFQAFLDYTENGAAKVEERNVSGQDVTEEYVDITARLKAKKVVEARLLSFMEKADKTEDLLKISDDLARVQEEIESIEGRKKYLENQSELATVNITMVENKISIPDIEKDNGSLWLKIKKQFITSTNIMLKILSSLLVFVLGNILIFLIIALALIPIYLYIKKKIQQ, from the coding sequence ATGAAAAAAATCCTTACCGTCATCATTTTGTGTGCATCTTTGGCGAGTATATCTGCTTGCAGTTCAAATCAAGACAGTAAGAGTTCGAATGAAGATCGTGCGGCAAGCTCCAGTACTGAGATTGCACAAAAAAATGTACAATCGATGAAAGGGAATTCAAATCCTGCCGCTGATACTCAAAACCAAGCTGATGCAGCTCAAAAATTTCAACAGAGGAAGGTGATCTATACAGCAAATTTGGTAATTGAAGTGAAGGATTATCGAAAAATGCTAGGAGCTTTGGAGCAAAGGGCGAAGGACTTTGGTGGATATATCGTTCAATCCGCCATCCACAAGCAGCAGTCTGATCAGCTGCGCGGGGAAATGACTTTTAGGGTGCCGCAAGAAAAATTTCAAGCATTTCTGGACTACACGGAAAATGGAGCGGCTAAAGTGGAAGAAAGGAATGTAAGCGGTCAGGATGTCACGGAAGAATATGTGGATATCACCGCAAGGCTGAAGGCTAAAAAAGTGGTGGAAGCAAGATTATTAAGCTTTATGGAAAAAGCGGATAAAACGGAAGACTTATTGAAGATTTCCGACGATCTTGCCCGCGTACAGGAGGAGATAGAAAGTATTGAAGGGAGGAAAAAATATTTAGAAAATCAATCCGAATTGGCGACTGTAAATATAACAATGGTGGAAAATAAAATTTCAATCCCCGATATTGAGAAGGATAACGGGAGTCTTTGGTTAAAAATAAAAAAACAATTTATCACGAGTACAAATATCATGTTGAAAATACTTTCGTCACTACTAGTATTCGTTCTGGGAAATATCTTAATATTCCTCATTATAGCGTTGGCCTTGATCCCGATTTATCTTTACATTAAAAAGAAAATTCAACAGTGA
- a CDS encoding ABC transporter ATP-binding protein yields the protein MKSKKQDSKINSNVLERFHYSTDQVIEKPFNWAQMWRLLAYLKPYSKKLLPGSIIVVLITTAVRLMIPSLIGVYVLDKAISHKDSGLLITLTAVIGGLYLISYIANYFRIKWMNTLGQSVIYDLRRHLFTHVQNLSHRFFDQRSAGSILVRIMNDINSLQELFTNGVINLLMDMLLLVGIVFILFSLSPQLTLAVMIILPIMFFISTSLRRNIRRSWQNVRLKQSKLNSHLNESIQGIRVTQSFTQEKENRQFFNGINNESYLAWKTATKKNAMFRPLVELTNAVGTAVLIWFGAHLIQSGTNLSLGEFVSFAFYLGMFWEPISRLGQVYNQLLMGMASSERIFEFLDEEPIVSEKENPVRLTEVNGHIEFDQVEFSYDDKRKALKGISLEMKAGQTIALVGHTGSGKTTIANLISRFYDPTAGSVKIDGHDLQDVSLKNVREKISVVLQDTFIFSGTINENIRFGRPDASDEEIRKAAEAIGAHHFIENLPNGYETEVEERGNILSVGERQLLSFARALLADPSIIILDEATASIDTETEMQIQNALKTLLNGRTAIIIAHRLSTIRNADNIFVLDHGNIIEQGSHDELMELKGEYYQLVKAQFKMLEAI from the coding sequence GTGAAAAGCAAGAAACAAGATTCCAAGATAAATTCGAATGTACTTGAGAGATTCCATTATTCCACTGATCAAGTGATCGAAAAACCATTTAACTGGGCACAAATGTGGAGATTGTTGGCATATTTAAAACCATATTCAAAAAAATTGCTCCCCGGCTCGATTATCGTCGTACTTATTACGACTGCTGTCAGATTGATGATTCCTTCATTAATCGGAGTTTATGTTCTCGATAAAGCAATCTCCCATAAGGATTCAGGCTTGCTCATCACGTTGACGGCTGTTATTGGTGGATTGTATCTAATATCTTATATTGCGAACTATTTCAGGATAAAATGGATGAACACTCTGGGGCAGAGTGTAATCTATGATTTGAGAAGACATCTTTTTACACATGTTCAAAATTTGTCCCATCGTTTTTTTGATCAGCGTTCTGCAGGATCTATTCTTGTGCGGATCATGAATGATATCAATTCCCTTCAAGAACTGTTTACAAATGGTGTCATCAATTTATTGATGGATATGCTCCTCCTAGTCGGAATCGTATTTATATTATTTTCGCTTTCTCCGCAATTGACGTTGGCGGTGATGATCATTTTACCGATTATGTTCTTTATTTCTACGAGTTTAAGAAGGAATATTCGACGCTCCTGGCAGAATGTAAGGCTGAAGCAGTCAAAGCTTAATTCGCATTTGAATGAGAGCATCCAAGGAATCAGGGTGACTCAATCATTTACACAGGAGAAGGAAAACCGCCAATTTTTTAATGGAATCAATAATGAAAGCTATTTGGCCTGGAAGACGGCCACCAAAAAAAATGCAATGTTCCGGCCGCTGGTTGAATTGACAAATGCTGTAGGTACAGCGGTATTGATTTGGTTTGGAGCCCATTTGATTCAATCGGGAACAAACCTCTCGCTTGGTGAATTTGTTTCGTTTGCCTTTTATTTAGGAATGTTCTGGGAGCCTATTTCCAGGCTTGGCCAAGTTTACAATCAACTATTGATGGGGATGGCGTCATCAGAGAGAATATTTGAGTTCCTTGATGAGGAGCCGATCGTTTCAGAAAAGGAAAATCCTGTCCGACTAACTGAGGTAAACGGGCATATCGAGTTCGATCAGGTTGAATTTTCCTATGATGATAAGCGAAAAGCTCTGAAGGGGATCAGCCTCGAAATGAAAGCAGGGCAAACCATTGCATTGGTCGGCCATACTGGATCAGGGAAGACGACCATCGCTAATCTGATCAGCAGATTTTATGATCCGACAGCGGGAAGTGTAAAAATAGATGGACATGATTTACAGGATGTCTCCTTGAAAAATGTCAGGGAAAAAATCAGCGTCGTCCTTCAAGATACCTTTATTTTCTCCGGGACGATTAATGAAAATATTCGCTTCGGACGACCAGATGCCTCTGATGAAGAAATAAGAAAAGCAGCAGAAGCGATCGGGGCTCACCATTTCATAGAAAACCTCCCAAATGGTTATGAAACGGAAGTTGAGGAGAGGGGAAATATCCTATCAGTCGGAGAAAGGCAGCTTCTGTCTTTTGCCCGAGCCCTTCTTGCGGACCCAAGCATTATCATTTTGGATGAAGCTACAGCAAGCATTGATACAGAAACGGAAATGCAAATTCAAAATGCCCTTAAGACATTATTGAACGGTAGGACCGCCATTATCATTGCCCATCGCTTATCCACCATCCGAAATGCAGATAACATATTCGTCCTGGATCACGGGAATATCATAGAACAAGGAAGCCATGATGAACTTATGGAATTAAAAGGAGAATACTATCAATTAGTCAAAGCACAATTCAAGATGCTTGAAGCGATTTGA